The following are encoded in a window of Lagenorhynchus albirostris chromosome 3, mLagAlb1.1, whole genome shotgun sequence genomic DNA:
- the GTPBP3 gene encoding tRNA modification GTPase GTPBP3, mitochondrial has translation MWRGLWTLVARAARGPRSPRPCTRQGSGAPAPGSGATVFALSSGQGRCGIAVIRTSGPASGEALRNLTAPRDLPPARKACLRLLSDPRSGEPLDRALVLWFPGPQSFTGEDCAEFHVHGGPAVVSGVLQALGSVPGLRPAEAGEFTRRAFAHGKLSLTEVEGLADLIHAETEAQRRQALRQLDGELSHLCRGWAETLTKALAHVEAYIDFGEDDNLEEGVLDRADSEVRELEVALGAHLRDARRGQRLRSGAHVVVAGPPNAGKSSLVNLLSRKPVSIVSPEPGTTRDVLETPVDLAGFPALLSDTAGLREGVGPVEQEGVRRAQKRLEQADLILAVLDASDLASPSSCNFLDTVVIPAGAGSPNGCSQRLLLVLNKSDLLPAGGPDPSADLPPYLLLSCLTGEGLDGLLEALRKELAALCGDPSTGPPLLTRARHQHHLQGCLDALGHYKQAKDLALAAEALRVARGHLTRITGGGGTEEILDIIFQDFCVGK, from the exons ATGTGGCGGGGGCTGTGGACCCTGGTAGCCCGGGCGGCACGTGGGCCTCGCAG TCCCAGACCGTGCACGCGCCAGGGCAGTGGCGCCCCGGCCCCCGGTTCCGGAGCCACTGTCTTCGCGCTGAGCTCCGGCCAAGGCCGCTGCGGCATCGCGGTGATCCGAACCAGCGGCCCCGCCAGCGGCGAGGCCCTCCGGAACCTCACGGCCCCCCGGGACTTACCCCCGGCCCGCAAAGCCTGCCTGCGCCTGCTCAGCGACCCCCGCTCTGGGGAGCCTTTGGACCGCGCGCTGGTGCTTTGGTTCCCGG GTCCCCAGAGTTTCACGGGTGAGGATTGCGCGGAGTTCCACGTGCATGGAGGCCCGGCTGTGGTGAGTGGTGTCTTGCAGGCCCTGG GCAGTGTGCCAGGGCTGCGGCCTGCGGAGGCAGGCGAGTTCACCAGGAGGGCGTTCGCTCACGGGAAGCTGAGCCTGACCGAGGTGGAGGGGCTGGCGGATCTGATCCAtgcagaaacagaggcacagcGGCGGCAGGCCCTGAGGCAGCTAGATGGGGAGCTGAGCCATCTCTGCCGCGGCTGGGCCGAGACCCTCACTAAG gctCTGGCCCACGTGGAGGCCTATATCGATTTTGGTGAGGatgacaacctggaagagggcGTCCTGGATCGAG CTGACAGTGAAGTGCGGGAGCTGGAGGTGGCGCTGGGCGCACATCTTCGAGATGCCAGGCGCGGACAGAGGCTCCGCTCAGGGGCTCATGTAGTGGTTGCAGGACCTCCCAACGCCGGCAAGAGCAGCCTAGTGAACCTGCTCA gccGGAAGCCTGTGTCCATCGTATCCCCGGAGCCGGGGACCACCCGAGATGTGCTGGAGACCCCCGTGGACCTGGCCGGGTTCCCGGCGCTGCTGAGCGACACGGCGGGGTTGCGGGAGGGCGTGGGGCCTGTGGAGCAGGAGGGCGTGCGGCGCGCCCAAAAAAG GCTGGAGCAGGCTGACCTCATCCTGGCCGTGCTGGATGCTTCTGACCTGGCCTCTCCGTCCAGCTGCAACTTCCTGGACACCGTTGTCATCCCTGCGGGAGCCGGGAGCCCAAATGGGTGCAGCCAGCGCCTCCTGCTGGTGCTGAATAAGTCGGACCTGCTGCCAGCTGGGGGCCCAGATCCCAGTGCTGACCTGCCCCCTTACCTGTTGCTGTCCTGCCTGACTGGCGAGGGGCTGGATGGCCTCCTGGAAGCGCTGAGGAAGGAGCTGGCTGCATT GTGTGGGGACCCATCCACAGGCCCACCACTTCTGACACGGGCGAGGCACCAGCATCACCTCCAGGGCTGCCTGGATGCCCTTGGCCACTACAAGCAGGCGAAAGACTTAGCCCTGGCGGCTGAAGCACTTCGGGTCGCCCGAGGGCACCTGACCCGCATCACCGGCGGAGGGGGCACCGAGGAGATCCTGGATATCATCTTCCAAGACTTCTGCGTGGGCAAGTGA